The following proteins are co-located in the Robbsia betulipollinis genome:
- a CDS encoding phage tail tape measure C-terminal domain-containing protein, producing the protein MANENITRVTADATGFVAELDRATRSATAFAESNEAASARVTAAQAAVVEAVANGSDASTRSINSFISSLARQSDAAGKSTTELLRQRAAVLGVTDAAEPFIAHMESVAEATRAASDAAKAKTAADRAAAQAQAAASAEAERAIADTKKFVDAINAEAAAIGKTRAEMLTLQAAQRGVTTDVSSAIAKIQAHADETAKASHNTHDFSLESAGARRELLVLGHELSQGQIKNFAGSVLVLAERSNAMGLIFNKTAAIIAGFTAVLGISAEITIKTAERLTEYGNAVNTIAKATGLSTDSIQSFGFAASTVGVNMKDASGALNSLTKSQNEAIHGNKDALAAYKSLGISLSDLKTTAASDLLGKVEDAFSRTADGAGKAAVAGELFGSSAEALIPLLDQGSKGAIELNEAFLASGGALSGETIRALAEFEERLKTSQAAMANVNRTASLALLPTIINLTDAFVTNAGTSPLLTSFYEGLAFVIKSVVTVVATAVSAILDFNAVVDTVISVVSHGLKGEWSDAVKAGEDGYKKLMTNGTNYAAFTKKLWSDTIPKATQTATPDMPQISYAKGQNSAPKGNQDALNAQMQDLKEQLDAREKLMRDNVEHIKSLQQQGVINAATAIQQEHDERDAAYADQLKTADQEIDLAAHSKTKKALVEWQNKKKAIQAEITSNDRQTTDALAVLQAKELAATKAYTDGLSTALQARAEAIAAQNQGKTLGATDADALERATAAAKEYAEKYQALAKSLTENKISATQYDDEITALQEYERKRLALEAQATEQIRALNADGYAGAQKALADYAEAAQNKFSQVGSLVGDVAKNMEDALVTFASTGKLSFSSLATGVIADLARIGVKALELQAIQGVGSLLGSLFGSTGSSLTAVLGLSSSGSVASSVASSTSQIYSGTNTYGFADGGAIVGPGTGTSDSILARVSNGEGILTADAMKRFGVANLEAMNNGASINNLAKFATGGYVGSVAPSTATGGDIHVNAPVSVEGGSDTTANAAGAADLQKKIAAAVRAVVSNERKQGGALWKMKNGIA; encoded by the coding sequence GTGGCTAACGAGAACATCACGCGGGTCACAGCAGACGCGACGGGTTTCGTCGCCGAGCTGGACCGCGCGACCCGGTCGGCAACGGCGTTTGCGGAAAGCAACGAAGCGGCGTCCGCACGCGTCACTGCTGCGCAGGCGGCTGTCGTCGAGGCGGTGGCCAACGGCAGCGACGCGAGCACGCGCTCGATCAATTCGTTCATCAGTTCCCTGGCGCGCCAGTCGGACGCGGCCGGCAAGTCGACGACCGAGCTTTTGCGGCAGCGCGCTGCGGTCCTTGGCGTTACCGACGCTGCCGAGCCGTTTATTGCGCACATGGAATCGGTCGCCGAGGCGACACGCGCGGCGTCGGACGCGGCAAAAGCGAAGACGGCCGCCGACCGGGCGGCGGCGCAAGCGCAGGCCGCCGCGTCGGCGGAAGCGGAACGCGCGATCGCCGACACGAAGAAGTTCGTCGATGCGATCAATGCCGAGGCGGCGGCGATCGGCAAGACGCGCGCGGAGATGCTGACGCTCCAGGCGGCGCAGCGCGGAGTCACGACCGACGTCAGCAGCGCGATCGCCAAGATCCAAGCGCATGCCGACGAAACCGCCAAGGCGTCGCACAACACGCACGATTTCAGCCTGGAATCGGCAGGCGCGCGGCGCGAGCTGCTCGTGCTAGGTCACGAGCTGTCGCAGGGCCAGATCAAAAATTTCGCGGGGTCGGTCCTCGTGCTGGCCGAACGGTCCAACGCCATGGGCCTGATTTTCAACAAGACGGCCGCGATCATCGCCGGGTTCACCGCGGTGCTGGGCATCTCGGCAGAGATCACGATCAAGACGGCGGAGCGCCTCACCGAGTACGGCAACGCGGTCAATACGATCGCGAAAGCGACCGGCTTGTCGACCGACAGCATCCAGTCCTTCGGTTTCGCCGCCTCGACGGTCGGCGTCAACATGAAAGATGCGTCCGGCGCGCTCAACAGCCTGACGAAGTCGCAGAACGAGGCGATCCACGGCAACAAGGACGCGCTCGCAGCATACAAGTCGCTCGGGATCTCGCTGTCCGACCTGAAGACAACGGCGGCCTCGGATCTGCTCGGCAAGGTGGAGGATGCGTTTTCGCGGACAGCCGATGGCGCCGGTAAGGCGGCCGTTGCTGGCGAGCTATTCGGTTCCAGCGCTGAGGCGTTGATTCCGTTGTTGGATCAGGGTTCGAAGGGGGCGATCGAGCTGAACGAGGCATTCTTGGCCAGCGGCGGCGCCCTGAGCGGCGAGACGATCCGGGCCCTGGCCGAGTTTGAAGAACGGCTAAAAACCAGCCAGGCCGCGATGGCGAACGTGAACCGGACGGCGAGCCTGGCGCTGTTGCCCACGATCATCAACCTGACCGACGCGTTCGTGACGAACGCAGGCACGAGCCCGCTGCTGACGAGCTTCTATGAGGGGCTGGCGTTCGTCATCAAAAGCGTGGTCACGGTCGTGGCTACCGCGGTCTCGGCGATCCTAGATTTCAATGCCGTGGTCGATACCGTCATTTCGGTGGTGTCGCACGGACTGAAGGGGGAATGGTCTGACGCGGTGAAGGCTGGCGAAGACGGCTACAAGAAGCTGATGACGAACGGCACGAACTATGCCGCGTTCACGAAAAAGCTGTGGTCGGACACGATCCCGAAGGCGACGCAGACCGCTACGCCGGACATGCCCCAGATCAGCTATGCCAAGGGGCAGAATAGTGCGCCGAAGGGTAATCAGGACGCCCTGAATGCGCAGATGCAAGATCTAAAGGAGCAACTCGACGCGCGTGAAAAGCTGATGCGCGACAACGTCGAGCACATCAAATCGCTGCAGCAACAAGGCGTTATTAATGCTGCGACTGCAATACAGCAAGAGCACGATGAGCGCGACGCAGCGTATGCCGACCAGCTGAAAACCGCCGATCAGGAAATCGACCTCGCGGCTCACTCCAAAACCAAAAAAGCCTTGGTAGAGTGGCAAAACAAAAAGAAGGCGATTCAGGCGGAGATCACGAGTAACGACCGGCAAACGACCGACGCTCTGGCCGTCCTTCAGGCGAAAGAGCTTGCCGCGACGAAGGCTTACACGGATGGACTGAGCACCGCATTGCAAGCGCGTGCTGAAGCGATCGCAGCGCAAAACCAGGGGAAGACGCTGGGCGCTACGGATGCCGACGCGCTCGAGCGCGCGACGGCTGCCGCAAAAGAATACGCCGAGAAGTACCAAGCGCTGGCGAAATCGCTGACCGAGAACAAGATCAGCGCAACCCAGTATGACGACGAAATCACTGCGCTGCAGGAATACGAGCGCAAGCGGCTCGCGCTCGAGGCGCAAGCGACCGAGCAGATCCGGGCGCTGAATGCCGACGGCTATGCCGGCGCGCAGAAAGCGCTTGCCGACTATGCCGAGGCGGCGCAGAACAAGTTTTCGCAGGTCGGCTCGCTGGTCGGTGACGTTGCGAAAAACATGGAGGACGCGCTCGTCACGTTCGCGTCGACCGGGAAGCTGTCTTTTTCCAGTCTCGCGACTGGCGTAATCGCCGACTTGGCGCGCATCGGCGTCAAGGCTCTCGAGCTGCAAGCGATCCAAGGGGTTGGCAGTTTGCTGGGGAGCTTGTTCGGCAGCACCGGGTCGAGCCTCACTGCAGTGCTCGGACTCTCCTCGTCAGGCTCGGTTGCGTCAAGTGTCGCGTCATCTACCAGCCAAATTTACAGCGGCACGAATACCTATGGTTTTGCCGATGGCGGCGCGATCGTCGGCCCAGGCACGGGCACGAGCGACAGCATCCTGGCGCGCGTGTCGAATGGTGAGGGGATCCTGACTGCGGACGCGATGAAGCGTTTCGGCGTAGCCAACCTCGAAGCCATGAACAACGGCGCGAGCATCAACAATCTGGCGAAGTTCGCGACCGGCGGTTATGTCGGATCGGTTGCGCCGTCTACGGCGACTGGCGGTGACATCCACGTCAACGCGCCGGTGTCCGTCGAGGGCGGCAGCGACACAACGGCGAATGCGGCCGGCGCTGCGGACCTGCAAAAGAAAATCGCCGCCGCCGTGCGCGCGGTGGTTTCGAATGAGCGGAAGCAGGGCGGCGCGCTCTGGAAAATGAAGAACGGGATCGCATGA
- a CDS encoding phage tail tube protein: MSTAVSSQGSNFSVNTGTLAAPVWTKIANVKSYSGFDGSATEIDVTDLDSTAKEKRLGLQDNGSFSIEINVNYADPGQAAMQAARAAGTSLEFKLGLPTGTAKTFNAFVKTFPLAGGTDTVLTATVALTITGAVTDVPASS, from the coding sequence ATGAGCACCGCAGTTTCGTCGCAGGGAAGCAATTTTTCGGTCAACACCGGCACTCTGGCCGCGCCGGTCTGGACCAAGATCGCCAACGTCAAGTCGTACAGCGGTTTCGACGGCAGCGCGACCGAAATCGATGTCACCGATCTGGATTCGACCGCGAAGGAGAAGCGGCTCGGCCTGCAAGACAACGGCTCGTTCTCGATCGAGATCAACGTGAACTATGCCGACCCGGGCCAAGCGGCGATGCAAGCCGCGCGCGCGGCTGGCACATCGCTCGAATTCAAGCTGGGTCTGCCCACCGGCACGGCCAAGACCTTCAACGCATTCGTCAAAACGTTCCCGCTCGCCGGCGGCACCGACACGGTGCTGACGGCGACCGTGGCCCTCACCATCACCGGCGCCGTCACCGACGTCCCGGCTTCGAGCTAA
- a CDS encoding phage major capsid protein, producing MTPEELLKQVTASLEKASSDFSKKAEEALKEARAAGSLSSETKNSVDKLATEFNSLTAAKDKLATQMGEVEQAFAAIPAQGKQAERTQSAGRLLVGADSLKSFAASVEGGKRLSVPMPRTALLSSGVAEGVVQPQRLPGIDSTPKQRLFIRDLIAPGTTGAPAIFWVQMTGFTNAAAVVAENTTKPYSSIEFATKMTAVSTIAHMFKASKQILDDFTQLQSTVDAELQFGLKYVEEQEILFGDGTGVHLHGIVPQASAYDPAFAVEKQSGIDDLRLAMLQAQLARIPATGHVLHFIDWAKIELTKDSLGRYILANPLGLAGPVLWGLPVVATEVPAFQGKFLTGSFQYGAQIFDREDANVVISTENVDDFEKNMISIRCEERLALAVKRPEAFIYGSFTASAATTSTATA from the coding sequence ATGACGCCCGAAGAGCTTCTCAAGCAGGTAACTGCCAGCCTGGAAAAGGCATCCAGTGATTTCAGCAAGAAGGCGGAAGAGGCGCTGAAAGAAGCGCGGGCCGCCGGTTCGCTTTCCAGCGAAACGAAGAATTCGGTCGACAAGCTGGCGACCGAATTCAACTCGCTGACCGCTGCGAAAGACAAGCTGGCCACGCAGATGGGGGAAGTCGAGCAAGCCTTCGCGGCGATTCCCGCGCAGGGCAAGCAAGCCGAGCGCACGCAAAGCGCTGGTCGGCTGCTGGTCGGCGCGGACTCGCTGAAGAGCTTCGCGGCGAGCGTCGAGGGCGGGAAGCGCCTCAGCGTACCGATGCCGCGTACCGCGTTGCTGTCGAGCGGTGTCGCCGAAGGAGTGGTCCAGCCGCAGCGCCTGCCGGGCATCGACTCGACCCCCAAGCAGCGTTTGTTCATCCGCGACCTGATCGCGCCGGGCACGACCGGCGCACCCGCGATCTTCTGGGTCCAGATGACCGGCTTCACGAACGCGGCGGCGGTGGTCGCGGAAAACACGACCAAGCCGTATTCGAGCATCGAATTCGCCACGAAGATGACCGCGGTGTCGACGATCGCGCACATGTTCAAGGCGTCGAAGCAGATCCTGGACGACTTCACGCAGCTACAAAGCACGGTCGACGCCGAGCTGCAGTTCGGTCTGAAATATGTCGAAGAGCAGGAGATCCTTTTCGGCGACGGGACCGGCGTTCATCTTCACGGCATCGTGCCGCAAGCGAGTGCGTACGACCCGGCATTCGCGGTGGAGAAGCAGAGCGGCATCGACGATCTGCGCCTCGCCATGCTGCAAGCGCAGCTGGCGCGGATCCCGGCGACCGGTCACGTTCTGCACTTCATCGACTGGGCGAAGATCGAGCTGACCAAGGACAGCCTCGGGCGCTACATCCTGGCGAATCCGCTCGGCTTGGCTGGTCCGGTCCTCTGGGGTCTGCCGGTGGTGGCGACCGAAGTCCCGGCATTCCAGGGGAAATTCCTGACCGGTTCGTTCCAGTACGGCGCGCAGATCTTCGACCGCGAGGATGCGAACGTGGTGATCTCCACCGAGAACGTCGACGACTTCGAGAAGAACATGATCTCGATTCGCTGCGAGGAGCGTCTCGCCCTGGCTGTGAAGCGCCCGGAAGCATTCATCTACGGCTCGTTCACTGCGTCCGCTGCAACCACCTCCACTGCGACGGCATAA
- a CDS encoding head maturation protease, ClpP-related: protein MTIRNLPVAPEAKSRPGVSCDLSPRALERWNPSIHAAAAEDQATISVFDQIGYDPWTGDGVSAKLVAGILRSLDGQDVTVNVNSPGGDMFEGLAIYNLLREYKGAVTVKVVGLAASAASIIAMAGDELQVARAGFLMIHNAWVVAAGNQNELRDIADTLAPFDAAMADIYAARTGSSPKAMQALMDAETWIGGGAAVEQGFADSLLPADEVKESGGARAQAQNAARQVELVMARQGIPRSERRKIIQEIKSGTPSAAGHGTRDAADVAFTADTTAEFIRALARFESAAN from the coding sequence ATGACGATCAGAAATCTTCCGGTTGCGCCGGAGGCGAAGTCGCGTCCGGGCGTTTCGTGCGATCTGTCGCCGCGCGCCTTGGAACGGTGGAATCCATCCATCCATGCTGCTGCGGCCGAAGACCAGGCCACGATCTCGGTGTTCGATCAGATCGGCTATGACCCTTGGACGGGCGATGGCGTGTCCGCCAAGCTAGTCGCAGGCATTCTCAGGTCGCTCGACGGTCAGGACGTGACCGTCAACGTCAATTCGCCGGGCGGCGACATGTTCGAAGGGCTGGCGATATACAACCTGCTGCGTGAATACAAGGGCGCTGTGACGGTCAAGGTCGTGGGGCTCGCGGCGAGTGCGGCATCGATTATCGCTATGGCGGGCGACGAACTGCAGGTGGCACGTGCTGGGTTCCTGATGATCCACAACGCCTGGGTCGTTGCCGCCGGCAATCAGAACGAACTCCGCGACATCGCCGATACCCTGGCGCCATTTGACGCGGCGATGGCTGACATTTACGCCGCTCGTACCGGGTCCTCGCCCAAAGCCATGCAGGCGCTCATGGATGCCGAGACCTGGATCGGCGGCGGGGCGGCCGTGGAGCAAGGGTTTGCAGATTCGCTATTGCCAGCGGACGAGGTCAAGGAATCCGGCGGCGCGCGCGCCCAGGCGCAAAACGCGGCCCGACAAGTCGAGCTGGTCATGGCGCGGCAAGGTATCCCGAGATCCGAGCGCCGAAAAATCATCCAAGAGATCAAGTCCGGCACGCCCAGCGCTGCGGGACACGGTACGCGTGACGCTGCCGACGTGGCCTTTACGGCCGACACCACCGCCGAGTTTATTCGGGCGCTTGCGCGCTTCGAGTCGGCAGCAAACTAA
- a CDS encoding HK97-gp10 family putative phage morphogenesis protein — MAKKSMVMENPAALTAGLRALELAVSESTLRKATLAGARVFLAEEKIRVPVKTGKGRDNLIVAYDSERSLPGVSSSYIVTWTKEAYYLRFIEYGKSKVAAQPFKRPAYEAKKTEAAAAVDEVLNAAINGASGG; from the coding sequence ATGGCAAAAAAATCGATGGTGATGGAGAACCCCGCCGCGCTGACGGCCGGGCTTCGCGCGCTCGAGCTTGCCGTTTCCGAATCGACGCTGCGCAAGGCGACGCTCGCCGGCGCGCGCGTGTTCCTCGCGGAGGAAAAGATCCGCGTGCCGGTAAAAACCGGGAAGGGCCGCGACAATCTGATCGTCGCGTATGACAGCGAGCGATCCCTTCCCGGCGTGTCCTCGTCCTACATCGTGACCTGGACGAAAGAGGCGTATTACCTGCGTTTCATCGAATACGGGAAATCGAAGGTCGCCGCGCAGCCGTTCAAGCGGCCAGCCTATGAGGCGAAGAAAACGGAGGCGGCCGCAGCCGTCGACGAGGTTTTGAACGCAGCAATCAACGGAGCGTCGGGTGGCTAA
- a CDS encoding head-tail connector protein, whose translation MAVVISPEIAAAHLRAEEGDDADLVTLYVSAAVRSAADFLNREIYADTDDMAAAIVAGTAGSDPIVVNDAIRAAILLILGRLYANREDTVVGATVFDLPTGSKQLLYPYRVGLGV comes from the coding sequence ATGGCCGTTGTCATCAGCCCTGAAATCGCTGCCGCGCATCTGCGGGCCGAAGAGGGAGACGACGCTGACCTGGTCACCCTCTACGTCAGCGCGGCGGTGCGATCAGCCGCCGATTTCCTCAATCGCGAGATTTACGCAGACACGGATGACATGGCGGCCGCGATCGTCGCCGGAACGGCAGGCAGTGACCCAATCGTGGTGAACGATGCTATCCGCGCGGCGATCCTGCTGATTCTCGGCCGGCTCTACGCGAACCGCGAGGACACCGTGGTCGGCGCCACGGTATTTGACCTGCCGACTGGTTCGAAACAACTGCTGTACCCCTACCGCGTCGGGCTGGGCGTCTGA
- a CDS encoding transposase domain-containing protein, producing the protein GGHRAAAMYSLIGTAKLNGLDPEAYLREVLTRIADHPVNRIDDLLPWTLMGSTPASTRV; encoded by the coding sequence CGGCGGCCACCGGGCAGCGGCGATGTACAGCCTCATCGGCACGGCTAAACTTAACGGCCTCGACCCCGAGGCGTATCTGCGCGAGGTGCTCACGCGCATCGCCGATCATCCGGTCAACCGGATCGATGACCTGCTGCCGTGGACGCTGATGGGTTCAACGCCCGCGTCAACGCGCGTCTAA
- a CDS encoding phage portal protein yields MHQARCLAWTLTVELVCSWFKVPPFMIGHMDKQSSWAASVEAQNLHFLTNSLRPLLDNIEQEITRCLIDPTERDVIYAEFAVEALLRADSAGRAAFYNIALQNGWMSRNEVRRLENLPPIPGGDVFTVQTNLTPIEQLGKDKSPAEAARAALAAWMGTLNQDPAAAEQHRAEIDALTS; encoded by the coding sequence ATCCACCAGGCAAGATGCCTTGCCTGGACGCTTACTGTTGAACTGGTCTGCAGTTGGTTCAAGGTGCCCCCTTTCATGATTGGGCACATGGACAAGCAGAGCAGTTGGGCGGCCAGCGTGGAGGCGCAGAACCTGCACTTCCTGACGAACAGTCTGCGGCCATTGCTCGATAACATCGAGCAGGAAATCACGCGCTGCCTCATCGATCCGACGGAGCGCGACGTCATCTATGCGGAATTTGCGGTCGAGGCGTTGCTGAGGGCCGACAGCGCGGGGCGCGCGGCGTTCTACAACATCGCCCTCCAGAACGGATGGATGTCGCGTAACGAGGTTCGGCGTCTGGAAAACCTACCGCCTATCCCGGGCGGCGACGTCTTCACCGTACAGACGAATTTGACGCCGATCGAGCAGCTCGGCAAGGACAAGTCACCTGCCGAGGCCGCGCGTGCTGCGCTTGCAGCCTGGATGGGGACGCTGAACCAAGACCCGGCGGCTGCGGAACAGCACCGCGCAGAAATCGACGCACTCACCTCCTGA
- a CDS encoding phage tail protein, whose protein sequence is MPDTFGWAPTVEGLSGTATLKVRKAQFGDGYRQTSADGINARSSIFNLQFKKDATTMAAILAFLDAHAGVSFYWSPLLRGPLLFTCETYGEPTKDGAVYTLTATFEQTFAP, encoded by the coding sequence ATGCCTGACACGTTTGGATGGGCGCCGACAGTCGAAGGGCTGTCAGGCACTGCCACGCTCAAAGTCCGGAAAGCGCAGTTCGGCGATGGGTATCGCCAGACGAGCGCGGACGGCATCAACGCCCGCTCGTCGATCTTCAATCTGCAGTTCAAGAAAGACGCCACGACGATGGCCGCGATTCTGGCGTTTCTGGATGCGCATGCCGGCGTCTCGTTCTACTGGTCGCCACTGCTGCGCGGCCCATTGCTGTTCACCTGCGAGACATACGGCGAGCCGACAAAAGACGGCGCCGTCTACACGCTGACCGCGACGTTCGAACAAACCTTCGCACCCTGA
- a CDS encoding phage head closure protein has translation MRAGTLNRLVEIQQPGDVKDKLGQPVPGWVRFARPWANIRTVNGREYAAADSERSEVTTSIQIRYRDDITTSMRVVHRGVVYKIHAVLPDEAGRECVYLACSNGGSNG, from the coding sequence ATGCGCGCCGGGACGCTCAACCGCCTGGTGGAGATTCAGCAGCCGGGCGACGTCAAGGACAAGCTCGGGCAGCCGGTGCCCGGCTGGGTGCGCTTCGCGCGGCCGTGGGCCAACATCCGGACCGTCAACGGCCGGGAATACGCCGCGGCGGACAGCGAGCGCAGCGAGGTGACCACGAGCATCCAAATTCGGTACCGCGATGACATCACGACGTCCATGCGGGTTGTCCACCGCGGCGTCGTCTACAAAATTCATGCGGTCCTGCCAGACGAAGCAGGCCGCGAGTGCGTTTATTTGGCGTGTTCCAACGGAGGAAGCAATGGTTGA
- a CDS encoding DUF3168 domain-containing protein: MASAESVTVAALQGLASGGVYPDQAPANVAAPYIVYQSVGGVDETSMDGFEGQQNSRMQIAVWSSTRIEAVEIMQKILRAMTAAPVRGKPVGAPVSVYEDETKLYGSRLDVSIWFNV; encoded by the coding sequence GTGGCGAGCGCTGAAAGCGTCACCGTCGCCGCCCTTCAGGGCCTCGCGAGCGGCGGCGTGTACCCGGATCAGGCTCCGGCCAATGTCGCCGCGCCGTACATCGTCTATCAGAGCGTGGGCGGCGTGGATGAAACCTCGATGGACGGTTTCGAGGGGCAGCAAAACAGCCGCATGCAGATCGCGGTCTGGTCGTCGACTAGGATCGAGGCGGTCGAGATTATGCAAAAAATTCTTCGGGCGATGACTGCCGCGCCTGTTCGAGGAAAGCCCGTGGGCGCGCCGGTGAGCGTCTACGAGGACGAAACGAAGCTGTACGGCAGCCGCCTGGATGTCTCTATCTGGTTCAACGTCTGA
- a CDS encoding phage tail assembly protein T, with amino-acid sequence MSVRRAQAEIDSAEFTDWIAFYDLEPWGSGIEDLRAGTGIALLANINRDSKKQPKPFAPLDFFGWAPDGPAAESNEPILLDDPAAQTALLVATIFGGK; translated from the coding sequence ATGTCGGTGCGGCGTGCCCAGGCGGAGATCGATAGCGCCGAATTCACCGACTGGATTGCATTCTACGACCTGGAGCCGTGGGGTTCCGGGATCGAGGATCTGCGCGCGGGCACCGGAATCGCGCTGTTGGCCAACATCAACCGTGACTCGAAGAAGCAGCCGAAGCCATTCGCGCCGCTCGACTTCTTCGGCTGGGCGCCGGACGGGCCCGCAGCTGAGAGTAACGAGCCGATCCTGCTGGATGACCCGGCAGCGCAGACCGCGCTGCTGGTGGCGACGATTTTCGGAGGCAAATAG